In Persicimonas caeni, a single window of DNA contains:
- a CDS encoding apoptosis inducing factor family protein, whose amino-acid sequence MPTKTVAKVDDLQDGEMKQVEVGDTDVLLTRIDGDYHAVGAHCVHYGAPLANGVLSGNTVICPWHHAVYNVTDGEHIEPPGRDCLNKFEVNIEGDEVVVTVPDGAEEHRQPDFGGAAEGDEREFLILGAGAAGSFAAETLRRAGYTGKLAMITYEDDPPYDRPNLSKAYLAGDAEPDWLPLREKSFYKAFDIDLECGRAVERVEVGDKKIIFDDGETRTYDALLLATGGTPRTLDIPGTELDQVMLLRNVADADAIIAAAEDARKAVVIGSSFIGMEVAASLTSRDIDVSVASIDRIPFERVLGERVGEYFLNMHRDNGVEFYLERGVERIEERDGSRVVVLDDGTELEADLVVMGVGVRPRTSYLSGIALNDDASVTVDATMKAADGLWAAGDIARFPHPKTGESIRIEHWRLAEQHGKIAALNMAGEHKEYDEVPFFWTRQFDTSVKYVGYAHDWDEINIEGDIGEGKFIARYLKDGRVLAACGTMGAKLTEIHDQMRRGEEVAPA is encoded by the coding sequence ATGCCCACCAAAACCGTAGCGAAAGTCGACGATCTTCAAGACGGCGAGATGAAGCAGGTCGAAGTCGGTGACACGGACGTGCTGCTCACCCGCATCGACGGTGATTATCACGCCGTGGGCGCGCATTGCGTGCACTACGGCGCACCCCTGGCCAATGGGGTGCTCAGTGGCAACACGGTGATCTGCCCGTGGCACCATGCCGTCTACAACGTGACCGACGGCGAGCATATCGAGCCGCCCGGGCGTGACTGTCTGAACAAATTCGAGGTGAATATCGAGGGCGATGAGGTGGTCGTCACGGTGCCCGACGGCGCCGAAGAGCACCGCCAGCCCGACTTCGGGGGCGCCGCCGAGGGAGACGAGCGCGAGTTTCTGATTTTGGGCGCCGGCGCGGCCGGAAGTTTCGCCGCCGAGACGCTTCGGCGCGCGGGCTACACCGGCAAGCTCGCGATGATCACTTATGAGGACGACCCACCCTACGACCGGCCGAACCTATCGAAGGCTTACTTGGCCGGCGACGCCGAGCCCGACTGGCTGCCGCTTCGCGAAAAGTCGTTCTACAAGGCGTTCGACATCGATCTGGAGTGCGGACGTGCCGTCGAGCGCGTGGAGGTGGGCGACAAGAAGATCATCTTCGACGATGGCGAGACGCGCACTTACGACGCGTTGTTGTTGGCGACCGGCGGCACACCCCGAACGCTGGACATCCCCGGCACCGAGCTCGACCAGGTGATGCTGCTTCGCAACGTGGCCGACGCCGACGCGATCATCGCGGCGGCCGAAGACGCCCGAAAGGCGGTCGTGATCGGGTCGAGCTTTATCGGCATGGAGGTCGCCGCCTCGCTCACGAGTCGCGACATCGACGTGTCGGTCGCCTCCATCGACCGCATCCCCTTCGAGCGGGTCTTGGGCGAGCGGGTCGGCGAGTACTTTCTGAACATGCACCGCGACAACGGCGTCGAGTTCTACCTGGAGCGCGGCGTCGAGCGCATCGAGGAGCGCGATGGCTCGCGCGTGGTCGTCCTCGACGACGGCACCGAACTCGAGGCCGACTTGGTGGTGATGGGCGTCGGCGTGCGCCCGCGCACGAGCTACCTGTCGGGCATCGCGCTCAACGACGACGCCAGCGTCACCGTCGACGCGACCATGAAGGCCGCCGACGGCCTGTGGGCCGCCGGCGACATCGCCCGCTTCCCCCACCCGAAGACCGGCGAATCGATTCGCATCGAGCACTGGCGCCTGGCCGAGCAGCACGGCAAGATCGCCGCGCTCAACATGGCAGGCGAACACAAAGAGTACGACGAGGTCCCCTTCTTCTGGACGCGCCAGTTCGACACCTCGGTCAAATACGTCGGCTACGCCCACGACTGGGACGAGATCAACATCGAGGGCGATATCGGCGAGGGCAAATTCATCGCCCGCTACCTCAAAGATGGCCGAGTCTTGGCCGCTTGCGGCACGATGGGGGCGAAACTGACCGAAATCCACGACCAGATGCGCCGGGGAGAGGAGGTTGCGCCGGCATAG